The Penicillium psychrofluorescens genome assembly, chromosome: 2 nucleotide sequence TCATGGGGAAGAAGTCGAGTAAGAACGCTCAAtcacctgctgctggtaaGTCAAATCCCAGACTGTTCCTTGACCAACCATATCTAACCCATTTTCatagagaaagagaaagagaaacacTTCCACAGGGACAGCCGTAACTCAGCCATACTGTGCAAAGGCCTCGCCGACCAGGACAGTTCGTTCGAAGGCTACGATCCCCAAAGTCCACCACCCGAGCACGCCAATCGCCGCTCCGCCGCAAGTCAGAACTGGTTCGCCCGTGTATTCCAGATCAAGCCCGCTACCCGTGTCATTGCCCTGAACACTTCGAAGATCAAAGGCCGCAAGGAACTGTACAAGCTCCTCCGCGATTGGATTGAGTACGGTATGGAAGATGTGTGGATGGACAAGACCAACAGCGTCGTccatggccgagtcggcgAGGTTAACTGTGAGTACACTCCCCCAACTACTTTTAGTGGTTTCATGCTAACATGTGGATagtcctccgtctccgcgaAGTCGAGTTCACCGCGGAGTTCTACACCGTCCTCGAGCACGGCCGCCAGGCGAACCTGAGTCTCGTGCGCTTCAAGCAGGAGCGCGGCGCTGCCTCGTCTTTCAATAAGGTTGTAGATACAGTGCACATGATGCTCCGACACCGCGGTATGATTGTCGAGGATCCAGTGCGCGCGAGGAAGATGTCGCGTGTACTTGACACGGTGCCCAACCCTTCTTGATCTTTATTCCTTCAACCTTCACCCactttccttcccatcccATTCCATCCCGCGCAACATTTAATCAATATTCACCACTCGCATCGCATGAACCAACTTCCGTCTCTCGCTTATCCCCTTACCATCCTCACCCATTACCACCAAAGTAAACTAGCATTGCTGCGTTCCAGCCCTGCCACTGCCCTGTCTTGCCTTTTCTGCAAAATCAGCAAAAAATTGCCTTTTTCTCTGCCATCGCATTTTGTCTGCGTCCGCATCCACattccccccccccccacaCTCGTTTATCTCACTTCCAGTCTCCAAAACTACTAAACATCTATGTTGATATTTCCTTTGTCTTGCTCCCGGTCTTTGATTCGACTATCTCACCGGCATTGAACCACCTCGGAGAAAGTTTCTCGAGGAACATGTCTGGCTAATTGTTGTCATGTGATGTTTGTTGGTGTTTGGGATGCTGCTGGTGTCAGTATTGGGGGTTTGCGGTTTgagcaacaaccccaacaaaTATCCATTTacctctttttcttgtcttgtctcCTTTctcatttcatttcattcTTCACCATCGATCCCGTTTCCCTTCCCGTCCCCAATAACACCGTTCcatttcattttcattttcattttcatttcatATCTCCTATGTTTGCCTTCTCccttttcctttcctcttttttttttctttacTCTCTTTTCTCACCATTCCACACCGTGTCGGAGCGGGTGAGATTGGATCGAGGTCCAGACAGGCATAATGCTTAATCTCCTGTACGCCAACACGGTTAGCTAGACTCGCATGTCATGTACGTTAGATTAGCCTTGAGATGGGAGGTAGAGATGGAAATTCAGTTGCAATTCAGTAGTTCTGTCATTTGTTTTCTTCTGTTGTGCAGTGACTATAGATTGAGTTTGTCCGCAGTAGGAAAAGGGGATTGGTTAGGGCTTGTCACGTGGTAGTATGTTCGTCTTCATTGTCATCTATCTACCAATAAGATAGACTCTACTCCTTACAGAGTAGAGTAGAGACAGAGTAGCGAAACCTGACGCAGAGAATACGAAAAAATTCAAGACGAACAATCCCTCCCAGAGCTGAGCAACTCATGAAACAAACCCGTTGAGCGTAAATTAGAGACTACCAATCAAGAGACAAGATAGAGCAACTACGGCTAGATGGATGACCCACTGTTTAATGCAAGACATAAGGCTCTGTTCCACTTTTCTACCCAATAGACAGGGTAATCTTATACTTACTGTTAGTTCAGGTTACACAGAATCAGACTAGCATAGCATAGCATAGCACCTTATTTGGATGAACCTCTCGATTCGACTATTCGACTTTTCAACTACACGGTCCGAATAATGGTGAACGAGGAGCAGGATAATGCGTAGTGAGTACGAGGGAGAGTACTGGTAATGGTAATGAGTAAAGCAGGTAGCCCTGAGTTCTGTAGTGTAGTTGTAGTAGTGGTGTGTTCAGATTGACGGCACGTTCGTCAATCaaaagaagtgaagaagaagttaCAAACATTATAAGAAAAACGCAGTAGAAAGATAAcacaaaccaaaaaaaagtgaTCAGACAGCCTTCCGGATATAAGCAGACAAATAGAAATGGGAACGATGAAAAGTAGAAAAATAGCAAACAGCCGACCCGGTCTTTTGGCGCGAGACTGCAACAGCAgctgaaaaacaaaaacaaaaaaccTATCCCAACCAAAGAGAGATATAGAGACAAGAGATAGCCGAAACGGACTGACAGAATATTCAGTAAAAAAACCGAAACCGGAACGCAGCGCAGAAATGGAACTGAGACAAAACAGTTGACCTCCCGAAAGAAATGGAAATAGTGCTGGCGATTGTGGTGGTCATGATATTGTGCcgccgccggggatggagTGTATGATGGAACGGGGCCttgagagtgagagagagagaagaataaaaaaaaataaaaataaaagGAAACATGGGTTTGGGTTAGCTGATGCCACCACCCATCCGCTGGAGTTTTTGGTCAATGGAGAATGCTCAAGTTGCAAACGAGCACATCTCCAAAGACACACAGATTCCAGTGATTGCTCGGAGGAAAGAAAATCGTATGCTCGAAAAACCAGGCCCTGGAAGCCAGGTCTGGCCATGTCGGATTCAAGGTCGTTCGGCTCGTAATGCTCATGGGTCCGCGTTTCGTAGCCTCGTATTCAGATCGAACCGCGCCGCAATGTTGTCATGTGTCGTCCCGTACAACTCGTCTTTCATATCGTCTCGTCCACCTGCAGGCTGACTTCTCGTGTATTCGTCGTAGGCTCTCCCCACCTCCCCATCCAACCGTGTGGCCGGCACAACGGTTCGGTTTCTCGAAAAGAAACCCCCACCCCTCCCCGCCAAACGACTACTGATTCAGCCCGCGGCGATTCAAGGCATTCAGCATGTCGCTATCTGTGCTGGAGCGGCCGTGCGAATCACCCGGATTGAGCATGTCGCGCACATTCAGGCCCCCGCGCGCTGCGCCGCTGGGcgtcgaggttggcggcGGGGTGACTCCTCCCTGGGGAGGCTGCATCGGCGGATATGGGGAGTTGGGGGATGCAGAATGACGACCGTCGTAGTAAGCGGATTGCGGCGAGGTGCGTCGATCATGTGGCGGGGGGTAGTAGGGAGATGGGGCGGTGTGCGCCTGATAGCCTGGGGTGGAGCCGGCAGGCGTGACGGGAGCGAGATTGGTCGGATCTGGGTACTCGTAGCCTGAGCCCGAGCCTCGGCGGGCTCCCGGGTGTCTCTGCACGGAGAATCAGCAAAGGGGGAAAAGAGAGGACCTGAGCGCGGGGGAGAGAGTTGTTGCCTTACCGGATCCGGTGGCATGGACGACGCAAGGGGCGGAGGGGCACCACCGTCCATGGACGGCCGCCCGTACGGGTACATCCCTTGAGGTGGCGGAAGAGTGGTGTCCGGGCTTCCTTGGGGCTGTTGCTGGGGCGGCAGTGGCTGGCCGTGGGCACCGTAGAGCGTCACACCGGGCCCGGGGCGCGGGGCACCTTGATTGCGCAGATGGGGATAGGCCGCGTGAGCTGGGACGAAGGCTTGCGCCTGGGAGGAAACGGGGGTGAACATGCACTCCTGATTGAAGCGAATGCAGTTGCTGCAGCGTCCATCCTGCGAGGTTTCGAATCCGGAACAGCGAATCTAGGAATACGTCTTAGCGCATGCGCGCGCGCGCAAAAGGCGCCACCAAAATAACATACCTTCCGCCTGCGACAATACCGACACGCAATAGCCGTTCGCTGCCGTGGCGCAGCAGCTTGGTAGACAACCTGGGGAGGTGGTTGGCCATAGACCTCGGGGCGGTAGGCACCTGGCGGCGGAGGCAAACGATAGGGATCCTGGCCTTGGTGCGGGTGGATAGCAGCCATGTTGGCGGGCGGCGGTGGATATTGCGACGGCGGCGGATAAGCGTAAGCGCGATCGTCTGGTGGGGGAGGAtaagaagatggaggataCTGGAGAGGCACGTCAGTCGGCCAGACCGCAGGTGAAAGAGTAGAAGACTCACCGGATACTGCGGAGGGTGATCGTCCGGCTGGCCGTGCTGCCACTGCTGGGGTGGATACGGTCCCTGTCGACTAGGGTCGTAGTCGGGGGGATGACTGGACATTTGTAGGTGTCGAGTcgagagagggagagagagagagagagaggaggagggagagggagaggaggaagggaggagaaggaaggtgTCAAGGATGTTGTTGTTAAACAGGGATATGTGACGTGAGATGAAAGGGGAAGGAAATCAGATCGATAGTTAGTTTCGTTGTCGGGTCACGGCAGGGGAGTCGGGACAATGAGAGGAATGGCcaatggagaagagaagaaaaaggaaaaagaaaaaagagcCTCGGCGATAATGACGTGAGCGCAGCAGGCCGGATtcggcgaggatggatggTATCGATAagatggaaaaaaaaaaaaaaaaagaggatggatggaatttTCTGATTGGGGGGGGGCGTCAGCTGAACCGAGAGAAGGTATACAGCACGCATATACTCGGGacgctcctcttcctctgctcTAGTGGGATTATTAATCCTAGTATCTACAACTACCGGCCGACCGTGGCCTTCCCTCCCGTCCAGTGCTCGACTTCGTCCTGGCGCTGGAGGACCACTGGGTAGGACTGTGTAGCGGTGAGTGGCGATCAGACTTCAGCTGACGAGTGGAGTCCTGTTCAGCTGTGTGGAGGCCCCTAAGTTCCCAGTGCTACAGCCCCGGGAATGGGAAGGTAACCTGCATTAGTGCCGCTGACAGGGGGGAACACCATTCACCCTGTACATACAATCCATCCAGTATACGGCGTACGTGCCACGGGCCGCTCCGGGCTTCCCGCCGATCTCCTGCATGTACACTTTTGGGGTTTGGGGACTGCCTGTGATGATAGCAGTCCGTCATCCTCGGTCCCTCGACGCTCGACGGGACTCCGTCTGCCTGCCCGGACTGACCTCTACCTGCCACGTTCCCGGTCGGGCCCGCCGCCGTCCGTCCGCGTCTTTCCGCCCGCACCACGTCTTTCAGTCCCAAGCAACATTCCACGCCGGACTCCACCCGACCCAGAGCTGTTGGCCACTCGATCCGAAGGACTGAGCGGCCTGGCCCCCCTCCTCCACACCCAGGTCGGCCCAACGCAACAGCCCGACCGATGGACGGGTCTGATTGGTCCGCACTGCCCCTCTCACCCACACGGGAAGCGCGTCTATCACCACCGGGATGGGGCCCAATGACTGCACTAATAGGCGCAGCCCGCATGCGATGTTGGTCACGGGAACAGGGAAACACCAAAGTGTCGGTGTGCTTTGCTCGTGTGATGTGCTCCCAGCGAGATGTCGCACGGGGATTGGCGGGCTCGGCTTGGGGAGTGTCTCAGTGACACCGTGGATGGCATACAGAATGCATTATGTATGGTCGGTGGCCCACGAGATTAATAATGACATCGCGTATGCTTCAACGGCTGCAGGGCATCCCCGGCCTAGTAGGGTCGGAACCTGGTTTAGGGCTGGGTGGTGAGATCATGGGCTTGGGTCGTGACAGGCAGCACTCTGGAACGCCAATGGAATGAAATCCATCAGAGGGATTCGCAGAGTACCGAGAAACTCGACGTTTTGATCGCGTAGTGGATGACATGCACACACCCTTTAACCTCCGACAGCCTAACCCGATAAATCACCTCGAATGCTGTCAGAAATGTAAATCCCGAAGCAACTAACACTAACCCCGCTCTAACACTCACTAGTTcgcccatccacccccaGATACTATATGACAATTTAATTTCCTCCAGCCCACTCTACGATCGGGCATGTCCACTGTGCATGCTGTACCACCACCGCCCACTCACCCTATGTACTCAACCCCAAACCCCCAGCCGACAAAACAGAGACCGAGTCATAGACTCTCGCGCCCTCCAACCAGGTAACTAATGAACCCACAATGAACCACCCAAACAACGGGCCGGAGCGCCACACCAATGCACGAGCGGATCGGGCCACTAATGCCCGACGAGGAAGGTCCTCAAATCCTTTCATCCATCCGGACTGTTTCAACCCAAAGTGGGGATGAACCAGACATTGTTTGCTGACAAAAGTTTGGTTGAGCTGGGGCGGGCTTGCCCGACCACGGGCCGGGAACGGCGCGCTGCGTCCAATGTCCCAGGTGGCGAAAGTGGATGGATCGGTACCCGGTGTCCGTGGATTGGGTTATTGGGATTTACATACCTCGGGgggtgtgtgtgtgtgtgtgtctgTGTGTCTTGCAGATGCATGCGGGACGGTGGAAGCGAGCATAATGCAAGTGTTGAGAAAAGGTAAAACGCTAGAGCAAGCaactattttttttttttttggcttttcGCTGTGTGATTGGCCCTGTTCCACGGTGCAGCATTAGACCAAGGCAGCCGCTTGCTGCTAGCTAGAATGTGCAGAAAGCGAGACGCTACTCGCGTAGTACATTACTACTACTGTAGACAGCAGTACATAGTAAGTACCAACGTGTGGATTCCATTCGGTTGCGTGTGTGTTCTCCCTTCGTACAATCAATCAATATCAAACAGTCCAAGAAATCCCCCGAGTTTCGTTTCGTTCATCAATGGTCCGGCCGGACCACGCTGTTGAGATAGGTCACCTGTCGACAAGCGGTCAGCGCgacaaggaaaaaaaaaatgtgACGGCTGAGTAGGCAGTCGGCCACGCTGATTCGGCGGCGGGGATCACAGGGACGCGGTGGCTAGTCTCAGAAGGGAAAAGGGCTAAGGCGAGAGGGGGCAAAAGTGGGCGGCAGATTGTAGCCAGCCTTAGCCTCAGACAGTAGTAGAACAGTACATACCCAGGGCTCCAGGATGCCGACCAGATCCGCGATGCGCTCCTGCGCATCATCCGCGTTCGTCAGCGCTGCGTCTATGACGGGCCGGCCGAGCGTGAAGCTGCGTAGTCGGAGTAACGGGATGTTCTCGTTGTCGGCTTCGTATCCCTGAAGTACAGACACGAAAAGATTagccaataataataataatgatcAGAAAATCGGCGCGGACGGAAGACC carries:
- a CDS encoding uncharacterized protein (ID:PFLUO_003285-T1.cds;~source:funannotate); this encodes MSSHPPDYDPSRQGPYPPQQWQHGQPDDHPPQYPYPPSSYPPPPDDRAYAYPPPSQYPPPPANMAAIHPHQGQDPYRLPPPPGAYRPEVYGQPPPQVVYQAAAPRQRTAIACRYCRRRKIRCSGFETSQDGRCSNCIRFNQECMFTPVSSQAQAFVPAHAAYPHLRNQGAPRPGPGVTLYGAHGQPLPPQQQPQGSPDTTLPPPQGMYPYGRPSMDGGAPPPLASSMPPDPRHPGARRGSGSGYEYPDPTNLAPVTPAGSTPGYQAHTAPSPYYPPPHDRRTSPQSAYYDGRHSASPNSPYPPMQPPQGGVTPPPTSTPSGAARGGLNVRDMLNPGDSHGRSSTDSDMLNALNRRGLNQ